In Glycine soja cultivar W05 chromosome 10, ASM419377v2, whole genome shotgun sequence, the genomic stretch gattcatcgGAGGATCCAATTTACGAAGGTTACAAGGCTGTTTTAGACTCCAAAGCAAACGATGAAACACTGGTAACTCAGTGCTACTTTATTGTTTAGTGAAACATGTCAGAAATTAGTGCTTTGTGATACAAGTTGATGTGTATGGAATTGAACAGGCATTACAAGCAAGCTGGGAACCAAGATGCTCAAGATATTGCCACAGAATCCCATGGCATCAATATGCAAGAGTGGGAGCTGCTCTCCGCCAATTCAGTTACACTGTTGTAGCATTACATGGATGTCTACGGTCTGAAATTCAGGTACTAAAATCAAATAGtttttggaaataaaaatattaacttaaaaaagaGTTTGTATAATGTcaaaatttacttaaaaattaattttaatgtgcTTCTTCTTTCTACCCTCAAAAACGTAAATATATCTTAAAAGTATCCTGAACCCTGCTCGAAGCATCAAAACATTTGAGAGGGCTATGAAACTTCTAAGAAATGCTTATAACAGATCTTAATCGAGTGAGTTTCGTGATACAAGCTGGTAGCTGCATTTCTAATTTTGCTGTTGTTATCTTTCACTTAACTCTAAGTAAATTAAATCATACAAATGATGgttgtgacaattttttttttcaaattaaaacaacTTACTAGTTGATCTAGGCCATTATGCCACCTCATGTTTTCTTTCCCTCAAAAATTGCTTCCACTTGCTTCCGTTATGTCCATCATTGAACTCCAGAACCTGGATTATGATCTGTCATGTTATTGATAGCACATGGATAACAATCACTGGATACCTGGATCTAAATAATATTCAAGACCATTTTGTCTAGCAATCATTATTCTTTTAGCTAGCATCTTTTATAATTATCGGAATAGTAGACTTAATATAttgttaaaattcaatttttgtctccatatttcttttttgtacAAATTTGGTCCCCTACTATTTTAATTGTGTTtggatttatttattaacttaacattcaatatttaatgaaaatatgagTAAGACATTCTACTGCATTGTCACATTAGCAAACGCGACACTCCCTTGCACTGCACTAAAATTGTTTGATATTTCATGAATCACATGACCGTTTCCATTGCTTTGAGAGTCATTTGATATTTCAATCATAGCTCGATCAAGACCTttgttgaataattaaaaaacaataataagagGATTAAGCCTATAAATGCAACTTCTAATTTGATGCTTattatcatgattttattatatatatatatatatatatatatatatatatatattccattgacttatttatttattaacatttgaTTCTTAAGACACCAAAGTCAATCCGTGCCCTGTACAAAGACTCTTGCATGAGACTTGGAGAGGAAGTGTCAAAAGTATTAAGGGAACTGGCCAACAGCATAAGGAACAATAGTCAATTCTCCACTCAAACACTCTCAAACAATCTAAATGAAGCATTACAAGACCTGGACAATGCCTTAAAATCCCAACCACAACTTGTACTAGGCTCAAGGAATGGTCGAGTTCAAAAGCTTGAAGCTGAGGACACAGCAGCAGCAAGAACCTCATTATCGAGTGttaagaatgattttttttcaccaCGAAAGAAGGTTTTAAGGCCGCAACTGAGTAAGAGTGCCATCATTAGCCTTGAATTCTCAGAGGCATTACCCTTTGCTGCTTTCACTTCTTTGCTTTTAGAGATGGTGGCTAAACTGGATCATGTTATGGTTGAAGTTGAAGAGTTGGGTCGGATGGCACACTTTAGAGAGTTCAAAGAAGATGATGAGATTGTAGTGACTTTCGAGAAATCAAAAATGATTATAGCTCAGAATGGCTTGCCTTCTTATGGAGCAGAGTAGTTGGTAGAGTCCATAGGGAGCAATGAGAGATATTAGCAGAGTTACATGAGTACATAGATGCATGCATGCATACATTCGTGTGTGTATGTAAAGGAACTTGCTCGTCTTTTTACATGGAAAAGATGTACGTAAAATGCTTCCACAACAATTATTACCCTCAAGTGCAAAGTGAGCTCCTATGCTTTTGTTAAGATTTCTCACGAGCCTTGTGCATACGGATTACGGAAGAATAACATATATACATCTAGGTATATGATTTTACAATTTTAGCTTAAGGATTTCAGGACTCTTTGGAGAACAAATCTCAccattaagttaaaaataaataaaaatattatgtcaGGGTTAAGAGTAGGAGTCGAAGCAAGTTGGGGTccactttcctttttttcctgatttctttattttattttctatttttttaatataattactcAATCCAATCTATTTAATATTGGATGGGTTGAGTTGGATTATGTTGTTaacaggaaaataaataaataaaaaatgaatcaatCAACCCAagataattatgtttaattgagagttgaaatataaattagatTAAACTCAACTCAATAGACACCACTTACATTTCTAGTTATGCGCTGAAAGGAGTAAgacaaatgttttttatataattaaaaattgagtgctttttgatataatttattgaGCGTTTTTTGAAATTTGGTTTCTGTGCacttaattacaaatttacTACCTTACTCTTAAACAAGGTCTGCacctaaattttaatataagttcattcaataatatttttttatatgagtgaaaggaagagaaaataaaaaaaaatgagatagaaaaaaagaaaaaaaaagaaagatagaaagagaaagggatgtaaaatgaatgtaaaagaaagaggagatgaaaaaaataaaaaatcaaaatcaaagctCATTAACTTTCTCTTTCACTcggattttacaaagattttATGGCATCAAAACTCGAATGTAAGGAAAGGCCTAAAACGTGaataaaaatacaagtaaaagaagggtgttgctaggtacACCCAACACTATTACCGATGCacctaatttatttaaaaaatgacaaaaatgtccctcgttgtttttcttttaaatggcACTAGTATTGCTAGTGGTTTTTTGTGTTTAATGCTTGTTTTTATCATTGTGGTCCGGTTTCTTCCATTGGTGGTCGTTTTGCATTGTTGAGAGAGGTAGCAGTTCAATGGAAGTGAAAGTGTTACCGGTGTTGGTTTTATTTCAGTAAAGGTACACATTTTTTGACTTTTCTGGATAACTGGTGTTCTAGTAGATCTGAATTTTTTTACATACGAATGAAGTAAATCCATAAGTTGCATACGAATGAAGTACATTCGTATGTACGAAGTACAACCTACGGATGAACTACATCTATAAATTGTATACGGATGAAGTACATCCATAAGTACGAAGTACAACATACGAATGTAGTTCATCTGTATGACTCATACGGATGAAGTTACACTTACGGTTGAACTTCATCTGTATGAACGTTACAAATTCATTAACACATATGGATGAAGTACATCTGTATGTGTAAAACTACATCTTATTCCTATTTTCCCTACTACGGATGAACTACATCCATTTCTATAACCTACATCCTCTAACCTACAACAATAACCAGGCCAAAAACATGAAATCAAACGCCATTAACAGGGAGGAAAATGATACTTACCTCGAGGCGGAAAAGCACAAAAATGTAGCTCGAAAACGGCACCAACAGATGGAGAAGAAGATGCACGGAGGAGAGCCACAAACAAGCAGAAAACCAGGATagtagagaagaagaagaagagtaagGATGCTGGGTGCGcgttttttcatttaaatttaagcCAAAGGCATTTTTGCCCAACTAAAAAGGAAGCCCATAAGGCGGCCAAGAGTTGAAAGTGTTGAAGAACAAGTCTCATGTTGGCGggttaaaaacaaatataggaGGAGTTTATATGAGGACCATGAATCAAAATGTCATAATAtgctataaatttaattaaatttcatatattatatttttttattattatataattttggaTTGTCATGCATTATaagattattaacttattataagattattaacttttataataattaattaaaaaattatatttaaaatcatttttagttGATTCACAATCTTTATAATGAGAAGTGAAATTTAAACTCAAATCCTAATTTATGGTACACAATTAATTTGTTCAAAAGACCAAGGGTTGTGTTATTTTAGTGaatctcatttttttgttagaatttaacaatcaatgaattaaaatttatttaaggatGATCTCTTTCAACATAAGtttaaaaatctatttgaaTAAATAACTTAGTCAAcatcttattaaatttttatgcgTATTTTGAGTATTAAGaagatataataatatttttaaagttataaagttacaatatcatatttacttattattattttatctattatttaattatatatatatatatatatatattgttattcttctaaaaaaaattatttatattattggtTAATGTTTGTTCAACCTCGAACCTTAACCCTGtgtcttaattaatttaacgagtggtttgataaaaaaaaaaaatattccagcTTTTTAGAACtttaagataatattttctatttttattttccgattttaaaaaatgtttattttgatttgatatcttctatttttaaaatataaaaaaaaaatgaaaatttgattaGGGGAACGCGGTCTAAGAACGATTGGTCTGTGCAACAGGAGAAGGAGATTTTTACTGAACGTGATCCAAAACGAGGATTGAAGATGGTCTAAGAGAGGTTGTTGAGGGGGTGCTAACAAGTTTTTACCGTGACGCTGCTTTTCAATTGAAAACAACAAattattgttttctgttttcaacctattttctctccaaatgttttcaaaaattaaaacaaacatattttcaacTACAATTTCCTGTATTTCTTGtgttagtgaaaataaaaacaaaaaaacagataAGCCAAGCTAATTCAAACTTgtagaaaaacttattttattatttcttgttatatttatttatggagAAACTTATTCAGCCTGTATGATATCTACAAGCTTCTGGTCAGCACCTTCACCAATAAGATAACAAGACAAGCAGTTTCTGTGAGGTTGGTTTTCTCCACTGAACATTGACTctgtctctttctcttttataatCACACTGGATTGCACCATCCAAACGGCTGGAACTATCTGCATCCATATTaattaagaggaaaaaataaataaataaagttttcctACCGTCTTTATTACTTGTTCCCTGTCACTTTGTGAAAGCTTTTAAGCTAAAAACACAACATACTCTCGATCATATCTGAAACAttaatactaattaatattacaCGTGTATAGTTAAttggtgacttttttttttgtttttttgacaGAAATTCGTGACAGTTAGTTAGTTATAAGAGcatctttagttttttttgggAATTCTCTTGGGATATAAATAGAAATTCCCTGCATCATCTCATCGTAACATCAACATTTCAGTTTTTCCCTAGTTTTAGATTTATTCGGATGGTATCCTTGTTCTTGATCTTAAATCTTCAATCGTCTTTCTTTGACGTTTGATCTTGATCTCCAATCTCATATCACTAGTCGATCGCTGGGATAGGCTACGATATCATCTTAGCATTTGGGTTTGAGCCTCACTCAATCTTACGAAACCGGTCATATCACTAGTTCACGTGGGATTTCCAACAATTGTTATACTCAGTAATTGAAACTGGTtcaggatttgaaagttttaatGGCTGAAACCAATACAAGCTCTACGAAAATGAGATATATTTATAGCTATGCTGATAAGTTGAAGAGATTTCCTGGTTTGGCAAGGAAGGCAATATGGAAGGTTGGCAAAGAGGATCCAAGAAGGGTGGTTCATTCTATGAAAGTCGGTGTGGCTTTGGTACTAgtttctttgttatttttgttggaGCCATTGTTCAAAGGGATAGGGAAAAATGCTTTGTGGGCTGTCATGACTGTGGTTGTGGTGATGGAGTTCACTGTAGGTGAGGCTATCTCATTggcattgtttttgtttttggatcATAGCCTCGTAAGTCAATAGGTATTGATGGATCcattccttttttccttttggttttCCTCTGATTGCAGGGGCAACATTATGCAAAGGACTAAATAGAGGAATAGGGACTCTCTCAGCAGGATCATTGGCATTTCTTATTAAGTATTTTGCAGATGCCCCTGGTCGGATTTTTCAAGCAGTATACATTGGTATTGCAGTTTTTATGATAGGTAAGCATATACTATTAGTCTATTGTTATCATgaaagaaattttctttgtacttcaaaaataatatgaaaaggcTTTTGGAGAATTACCAAAATAGAGATAAACTTTTCTATAGTTTTTTTCTGAATCTGTGGTTAATTATTTATGCTGTTTCTTTGTCCTGCCTCATATATCCATATAGTGCATGCCAAAAAAGTATctaattgttgaaattttaagagaaaatcAATTGATATGTAAAACATGAGACATCAAACCTTTAGAGTCACATGCCAAAACCATCGAACTTACCATTTAAGTGGGAATGTGTTAATCCTTGTCCcatgtttgtaatttttattatccTCAAAAGCAAAGAACTTGTAATCAAATTTTCTGTCCTGTGACTGGTGTTACCAAATGTTTTCCTGAGCCATAGTTTCACTTTTGGTGGGCAGGAGCACTAACTACTTATGTGAGGTTCATTCCCAATATCAAGAAGAATTATGACTATGGTGTTCTGATCTTTCTTCTAACCTTTAATTTGATAACTGTATCAAGCTACCGTGTTGATTATATCTGGGACTTTGCAAGAGATCGGATATACACCATTGCCATAGGATGTGGCCTATGTCTTGTGATGACCATATTAGTATTTCCAAACTGGTCAGGGGAAGACCTCCACAAGAACACCatatcaaagcttgaaggcttAGCCAACTCTATACAAGGTAATTAAAGTGCAAAACAAAGAACCGTTGAAGATTATTtgttaaatatgaaaatgttgCTTTAGCCCTTTGATTTATATACTATCGTTGATGGTCTAAAGAATCATGCAGTCTGTGTCAGGGAATATTTTTATGAGTCTGCAAAAGAAGAAactgaagatgatgattcatcgGAGGATCCAATTTACGAAGGTTACAAGGCTGTTTTAGATTCCAAAGCAAAAGATGAAACACTGGTAACTCGGGGCCCCTTTCTTGTTCTGCGAAACATGTCAAAAACTAGTACTTTGTGATGGAAGTTCATATGTGGAATTGTTGTGTGGAAAACAGGCATCACAAGCAAGCTGGGAACCAAGATTCTCAAGATATTGCCACAAATTTCCGTGGCATCAATATACAAGAGTGGGAGCTGCTCTTCGCCAATTCGGTTACACTGTTGTAGCACTACATGGATGTCTACAGTCTGAAATTCAGGTACTAAATCAAATagtttagaaaacaaaataacttagaaatgaGTTTGTATAATGCCAAAATTAACTTAAATGTGCTTCTGCTTTCTATTGACTTAACTTTCAACCCAAAAGAGAAATGTAAATCAAAAGATTATCATTCCCTAAAAAACGTAAATACATCTTAAAATTATGCAGAACACACTGTCTGAAACATCATAACATTTGAGAGGGCTATGAAACTTCTATGAAATGCTTATATCAGATCTTAATCCAGTGACTTTCATGATGCAAGCTGGTAGCTGCATTTCTAAACTCTCTATTGTTATCTTTCATTTAACTCTAAGTGAATTAAAGCATAATTCATACAGATGATGCTTGTGACAATTctattcaaataaaaagaacttactAGTTGATCTAGGTCATTATGCCAgttcatgttttctttccctCAAAAATTGCTTCTATTATGTCCATCATTGAACTCCTGGACCTGAATTATCTGTCAACAGCACATAGATAAGAATCACTAGAAATATCATTTTGTATAGCAATCATTATTCTTTTAGTAGCATCTCTATAATTATCGGAATAGTagacttaattttatttttatttccttgttATTGTTGAAGTTCAATTTTGGTCTGCAAAGTTTTGGGGGGTGAATTTGGTCCCCTAACTATTTTAATTGTGTAATTTTGCTTTATTTATTAACTTGACATTCAATATTTAATGAGAATGATGACATGATACTCTACTACTAGTACATCTATGCTGACATGACACTCTCTTGGTTTGTAAGATGTCAAGTTAACAAATGGATCAaaactacataattaaaatagttgGGAACTAAAATccggcaaaaaaaaaatatggggccaaaatcaaatttcaataataataggATGACTAAAAGTACATTTAAGACTACAAAATGCAACTTCTTATTTGATGCTCGTTATcatgattttataatatattccatcgacttatttatttattaacatttgaTTGATTCTTAAGACACCAAAGTCAATTAGTACCCTGTACAAAGATTCTTGCATGAGACTTGGAGAGGAAGTGTCAAATGTATTAAGGGAACTGGCCAACAGCATAAGGAACAATCGTCAATTCTCCCCTCAAACACTCTCAAACAATCTCAATGAAGCATTACAAGACCTGGACAATGCCTTGAAATCCCAACCACAACTTGTACTTGGCTTGAGGAATGGTCGAACTCGAACCCTTAAAACCGCAGTTCAAGCAATTCCACTTCCACATCCTGACCAAAAGCTTGAAGAGGACACCAAATTCTCATTTACAAGTCTCGGGAACTGTTCTTCTACCCCGCGTTTAAGGCAATCCGTGGAGCACTCTCGTGAACTGAAAAGGAAGGTTTTAAGGCCACAAATGAGTATGACTGCGAGTGCAATCATTAGCCTTGAGTTCTCAGAAGCATTACCCTTTGCTGCTTTCACTTCTTTGCTTGTAGAGATGGTGGCTAAACTGGATCATGTTATGGttgaagtttatgagttgggcCTAGTAGCACACTTTAAAGAGTTCCAAGGTGATGAGATTGTTGTCACTTGCGAAAAACCAAACATGAATAGAGCTCAGAATGACTTGCCTTCTCATGGAGCAGAGTAGTTAGTAATAGTACTAGTATAGAATCCAAAGGAAGTACTGGAGCATATTCTTCCTTGCAGTTGGTGTTTATTATCCCATGATCACAGTTACATGCCTACATTCATGTATGCATGCATACATTCCTGTGTGTATGTAAAAGAACCTTTCTCGTCTTCTTACATGGAGAAGAGTGCACGCAAAATGCTTCCACAACAATTACCTTGAATTGCAAAGTCAGTTCCTTGGTTTATTATAGCTAGCTTAATTGCTTTGATTTAGCTTATGGATTTTTTAGGATTGTTTGGAGAACAAATCTCACCATTGtaagttgaaaataaattaaagatcaTATATATAAAGGTTATGAGTTCAAAGTGGTAAGACAAACACGCCActtgttgaataaaaaattcactGCCTCACTTCAACTCACTCTTAAACATGGTCTGCAActaagattaaattttaatataaactcatttaataatgtttttttagatGGGTACAAggaagagaaaatagataaaggTGATAAATGATGTGGACTTTACATAAAATTCTTATATGTATCAAAACTGTGTGTAAGGGAAGACGTAAAacgtaaataaaataattgaaagacCCAACAAAAAGGAAGGCCGAAAGGaattctttctattttattttgttatttcagataaaagaaaatagagatGTTATACACATAACAATTTTTTGTGTCTATTACGTGTCAAatcatttattactttttaaatcTATGTCtctattttctctttctctcttgaagttatataaattattatacagtTTGTTATACAAGCatcattttttccaaaaataaaataaaaataatgtctaTATATAATAGAATGAAATTCATCATATACATTTGTTATAAATacaattgattaaaatataaagttaatttaacaaaaatataaacatgataaagtaatatataaactaaaagaTTGACATGACAGCTTAATAATCGcgcttataaattattaaaagatgGTTAAACATGATACCACGTTGTTTATTAATCAAACAACCTCTCAAAATGAGAGTTACAAACACAaccaaaatgaattgaaagatcaAACAGTAAGGTTGTACTAAATTATTCATGAGCAAGTATAACCACTTGTTTGCCAGCACTGCGGCCTTGGAACATTGCTTCTAGTGCAGCTGGACCGTTCTCAAGACCCTCAGCTATGCCTTCAACATATGTTATCTTCCCTTCCCTAATGTAAGGCAAAACAGTATCCAAGAATTTAGGATAGAGGTGATAGTAATCATAAACTGTGAAGGCTTCTACTTTGATCTGCTTGTATATGATATTCACTAAGTTCTTGAGGCTCATCAAGATCATACTGTGAGATCATTCCGGCCACTGCAATTCGTCCACGCCTTCTCATGTTAAGAAGGGCTGCCTCAAGCATGTCTCCCCCAACATTGTCAAAGTATATGTCAATGCCTTCAGGAAAGTACCTATCACCATTTAAACCAACAGCATTTAATATGTTTAGCATTCTGGCTCACTAATAAAACAATTCCAAA encodes the following:
- the LOC114371191 gene encoding aluminum-activated malate transporter 12-like codes for the protein MAETNTSNKSSSQLRYVYSFADKVKSFPGWARRATWKVGKEDPRRVVHALKVGMALTLVSLLYLMEPLFKGIGKNAMWAVMTVVVVMEFTVGATLSKGLNRGLGTLLAGSLAFLIEYVADAPGRIFRAVFIGVAVFMLGAMTTYVRFIPYIKKNYDYGVLIFLLTFNLITVSSYRIDNVWNIAKDRMSTIAIGCGLCLVMSILVFPNWSGEDLHNNTISKLEGLANSIQVCVREYFYDSAKEATEDDDSSEDPIYEGYKAVLDSKANDETLALQASWEPRCSRYCHRIPWHQYARVGAALRQFSYTVVALHGCLRSEIQTPKSIRALYKDSCMRLGEEVSKVLRELANSIRNNSQFSTQTLSNNLNEALQDLDNALKSQPQLVLGSRNGRVQKLEAEDTAAARTSLSSVKNDFFSPRKKVLRPQLSKSAIISLEFSEALPFAAFTSLLLEMVAKLDHVMVEVEELGRMAHFREFKEDDEIVVTFEKSKMIIAQNGLPSYGAE
- the LOC114371190 gene encoding aluminum-activated malate transporter 14-like codes for the protein MAETNTSSTKMRYIYSYADKLKRFPGLARKAIWKVGKEDPRRVVHSMKVGVALVLVSLLFLLEPLFKGIGKNALWAVMTVVVVMEFTVGATLCKGLNRGIGTLSAGSLAFLIKYFADAPGRIFQAVYIGIAVFMIGALTTYVRFIPNIKKNYDYGVLIFLLTFNLITVSSYRVDYIWDFARDRIYTIAIGCGLCLVMTILVFPNWSGEDLHKNTISKLEGLANSIQVCVREYFYESAKEETEDDDSSEDPIYEGYKAVLDSKAKDETLASQASWEPRFSRYCHKFPWHQYTRVGAALRQFGYTVVALHGCLQSEIQTPKSISTLYKDSCMRLGEEVSNVLRELANSIRNNRQFSPQTLSNNLNEALQDLDNALKSQPQLVLGLRNGRTRTLKTAVQAIPLPHPDQKLEEDTKFSFTSLGNCSSTPRLRQSVEHSRELKRKVLRPQMSMTASAIISLEFSEALPFAAFTSLLVEMVAKLDHVMVEVYELGLVAHFKEFQGDEIVVTCEKPNMNRAQNDLPSHGAE